The Noviherbaspirillum saxi genome includes a window with the following:
- the pyrC gene encoding dihydroorotase, with the protein MSNSQANSSPSSITLTRPDDWHLHLRDGATLASVLPHTARQFRRAIVMPNLKPPVTTTSQAAAYRERILAALPEGMQFEPLMTLYLTDNTPPDEIRRAKDSGFIHAVKLYPAGATTNSDAGVTALKKCYKTLEVIQEVGMPFLVHGEVTDTDIDLFDREAVFIDRVLQPLRHDMPALKVVFEHITTRDAAQYVDEAEGPIGATITAHHLLYNRNEIFKGGIRPHFYCLPVLKREEHRQALVRAATSGNTKFFLGTDSAPHPKGLKEHACGCAGCYTALHAMELYAQAFEQAGALDKLEAFASFNGPSFYQLPRNTGTVTLQRESWTLPAEVPMGEATVVPLNGGEQIHWKLV; encoded by the coding sequence ATGTCCAATTCTCAAGCTAACTCTTCTCCTTCCAGCATCACGCTGACGCGCCCCGACGACTGGCATTTACACTTGCGCGATGGCGCAACGCTGGCCAGTGTCCTGCCCCATACCGCACGCCAATTCAGGCGTGCGATTGTCATGCCGAATCTCAAGCCTCCGGTCACGACTACGTCACAGGCTGCCGCCTATCGCGAGCGAATTCTTGCGGCATTGCCAGAAGGCATGCAATTCGAGCCTCTAATGACGCTTTACCTGACTGACAATACCCCGCCTGACGAAATCCGCCGTGCGAAAGATAGCGGGTTCATCCATGCGGTCAAGCTCTATCCGGCAGGTGCGACGACTAATTCCGACGCGGGTGTCACCGCATTAAAAAAATGCTACAAGACGCTGGAAGTCATACAAGAGGTCGGGATGCCATTTCTTGTCCATGGCGAAGTCACCGATACAGATATTGATCTGTTCGACCGCGAAGCAGTTTTCATCGATCGTGTGCTGCAGCCGCTGCGACACGACATGCCGGCGCTGAAAGTCGTTTTTGAACACATTACGACACGCGACGCGGCACAATATGTCGACGAGGCGGAAGGACCGATCGGCGCAACCATTACCGCCCATCATTTGCTGTACAACCGCAATGAAATCTTCAAGGGCGGTATCCGACCCCATTTTTACTGCTTGCCTGTGCTTAAGCGCGAAGAGCATCGTCAGGCACTCGTACGGGCGGCGACATCAGGAAACACCAAGTTCTTTCTTGGTACCGACTCCGCGCCCCATCCCAAAGGCCTGAAAGAGCACGCCTGCGGCTGTGCCGGTTGCTACACCGCTTTGCATGCGATGGAACTGTATGCACAAGCGTTCGAGCAGGCTGGCGCATTGGATAAGCTGGAAGCGTTCGCCAGTTTCAACGGCCCGTCGTTTTACCAACTTCCGCGCAATACGGGTACCGTAACTTTGCAGCGGGAATCCTGGACCTTGCCCGCAGAAGTCCCTATGGGGGAGGCCACTGTTGTTCCACTGAACGGTGGTGAGCAAATCCACTGGAAGCTTGTTTGA
- a CDS encoding amino acid ABC transporter ATP-binding protein: MIELNDVSKWYGSFQVLTDCTTSVSKGEVVVVCGPSGSGKSTLIKTVNGLEPFQKGQIKVDGIAVGDPKTNLSKLRARIGMVFQNFELFPHLSIRQNLTIGQVKVLGRSEEEATQKGLKYLDRVGLLAQKDKFPGQLSGGQQQRVAIARALSMDPIAMLFDEPTSALDPEMINEVLDVMVGLAQEGMTMMVVTHEMGFAKKVANRVVFMDKGFIVEDCTKEEFFGAPRSERARDFLAKIIH, encoded by the coding sequence ATGATTGAATTAAACGATGTCAGCAAATGGTATGGCAGCTTTCAAGTCCTTACCGACTGCACGACCAGCGTGTCCAAGGGAGAGGTAGTGGTTGTCTGCGGTCCGTCCGGTTCGGGCAAGTCGACACTGATCAAAACGGTGAACGGTCTGGAACCGTTTCAGAAGGGGCAGATCAAGGTAGATGGAATTGCAGTCGGCGACCCGAAGACAAACCTGTCCAAGCTGCGTGCGCGTATCGGGATGGTGTTCCAGAATTTTGAATTGTTTCCTCATCTCTCGATCCGGCAGAATCTGACAATCGGCCAGGTAAAGGTGCTTGGCCGTAGCGAAGAGGAAGCAACGCAGAAGGGCTTGAAGTATCTGGATCGCGTCGGCCTATTGGCACAAAAGGACAAGTTTCCGGGCCAACTTTCCGGCGGCCAGCAGCAGCGTGTGGCCATTGCGCGTGCGTTGTCGATGGACCCGATTGCTATGCTGTTCGATGAACCGACGTCGGCGCTCGATCCCGAGATGATCAATGAGGTGCTCGATGTCATGGTTGGTCTCGCGCAGGAAGGCATGACCATGATGGTTGTGACGCATGAAATGGGCTTCGCCAAAAAAGTTGCGAACCGTGTGGTGTTCATGGACAAGGGCTTCATCGTCGAAGACTGTACCAAGGAAGAATTTTTCGGAGCGCCGCGTTCGGAGCGCGCACGCGACTTCCTCGCAAAAATCATTCACTGA
- a CDS encoding amino acid ABC transporter permease encodes MINFDFDVIERSWVYLFQTGMAFTLELTGLAMVGGIVIGTLLAMMRLSSNKLISTVATTYVNLIRSVPLVLVIFWFYFLVPYIGAWIIGANEPIKVGAFTSSLITFILFEAAYYCEIMRAGIQSIPRGQVWAGQALGMNYWQTMGNIVLPQAFRNMIPVLLTQTIVLFQDVSLVYVLSITDFVGAASKVAQRDGRLVEMYLFVAVVYFVLCFSLSLLVKRLQQKVAIIR; translated from the coding sequence ATGATCAACTTTGATTTCGACGTCATCGAACGCAGCTGGGTCTACCTGTTCCAGACCGGGATGGCATTCACGCTGGAATTGACCGGGCTGGCAATGGTTGGCGGCATTGTCATCGGTACCCTGCTTGCGATGATGCGCTTGTCGAGCAACAAGCTTATTTCGACGGTGGCGACCACCTATGTGAATCTGATCCGCTCGGTTCCATTGGTGCTCGTCATTTTCTGGTTTTACTTTCTGGTTCCTTATATCGGCGCCTGGATCATCGGTGCCAATGAACCGATCAAGGTGGGCGCATTCACGTCCTCGTTGATCACCTTCATTTTGTTTGAAGCTGCTTATTACTGCGAAATCATGCGGGCGGGTATCCAGTCGATCCCGCGCGGACAGGTGTGGGCGGGGCAAGCGCTCGGGATGAATTACTGGCAAACCATGGGCAACATCGTCTTGCCGCAGGCTTTCCGTAACATGATTCCGGTATTGCTGACACAAACGATCGTCCTGTTCCAGGATGTCTCGCTGGTGTATGTATTGTCGATTACCGATTTCGTTGGTGCTGCTTCGAAAGTCGCCCAGCGCGACGGACGTCTGGTTGAGATGTACCTGTTCGTCGCGGTTGTCTACTTTGTGCTGTGTTTCAGCTTGTCCCTGTTGGTCAAGCGTCTGCAGCAGAAGGTCGCGATTATTCGATAA
- a CDS encoding amino acid ABC transporter permease has product MNYNWNWGIFWERSPDAIGTYMDTLLAGLYWTLATALIAWVMALILGAIIGTIRTMPHKWAVRLANGYVELFRNIPLLVQMFLWFFVMPELVPTAIGDWLKQLPNAPFVTAVICLGFFTSSRVAVQVSAGINALPRGQKMAGTALGLTLPQTYRYVLLPMAFRIVIPPLTSEFLNIIKNSAVALTIGLMELTARARSMQEFSFQVFEAFTAATIIYILVNIVVVNLMRFIEKKVAVPGYITSGTGGK; this is encoded by the coding sequence ATGAATTACAACTGGAACTGGGGCATTTTCTGGGAGCGATCTCCCGACGCCATCGGCACCTACATGGACACGCTGTTGGCGGGTTTGTACTGGACACTGGCAACCGCGCTGATCGCATGGGTCATGGCGCTCATCCTTGGCGCCATCATCGGGACCATCCGCACGATGCCGCACAAGTGGGCAGTGCGCCTGGCCAATGGTTATGTCGAGCTGTTCCGCAACATACCTCTGCTGGTGCAAATGTTCCTGTGGTTTTTCGTCATGCCGGAACTGGTGCCGACAGCGATAGGCGACTGGCTTAAACAATTGCCGAACGCACCGTTCGTTACTGCAGTGATCTGCCTTGGCTTTTTTACCTCATCGCGCGTCGCGGTGCAGGTATCCGCGGGCATCAATGCTCTGCCGCGCGGCCAAAAAATGGCGGGTACTGCGCTTGGTCTGACCTTGCCGCAAACGTATCGCTATGTGTTGCTGCCGATGGCGTTTCGCATTGTTATCCCGCCGCTCACCAGTGAATTTCTAAATATCATCAAGAACAGCGCAGTGGCGCTCACGATTGGTTTGATGGAATTGACTGCCAGAGCGCGCTCGATGCAGGAGTTTTCCTTTCAGGTATTCGAAGCCTTCACTGCCGCCACCATCATTTACATTCTGGTCAATATCGTCGTCGTCAACCTGATGCGCTTCATTGAAAAGAAGGTGGCGGTGCCTGGCTACATTACTTCCGGAACGGGAGGAAAGTAA